In Aminobacterium sp. MB27-C1, a single genomic region encodes these proteins:
- a CDS encoding Veg family protein: MAGNLASIREQVALYKGLRVKYRTSKGRRKIEEKQGVVLETYPNLFTLYVESQDSKVSFSYVELLTKEVELEPMSGDNT; encoded by the coding sequence ATGGCTGGAAACCTTGCTTCGATTCGTGAGCAAGTGGCATTGTACAAGGGATTGCGCGTGAAATACCGGACATCAAAAGGACGCCGAAAAATTGAAGAAAAACAGGGTGTCGTACTAGAAACATATCCGAACCTCTTTACGCTTTATGTTGAATCTCAAGATAGTAAAGTATCGTTCAGTTATGTGGAACTTCTTACAAAAGAAGTTGAATTGGAGCCGATGTCTGGAGACAATACATAA
- a CDS encoding 4-(cytidine 5'-diphospho)-2-C-methyl-D-erythritol kinase, translated as MRYSVSSDGKLNLTLRLTRKLENGYHSLVSLFGRLPAIETLTISTSKEDNVRELELRSNMKINGENSVEKTMRFLRNDGWLLPHLNIYLSKRIPPGTGLGAGSGNAASFARWARFFEGKPVSPHILEKVGADVPFLYSDSSLALVQGVGEKYTYKASFPPFKILVAIPEWRVSTPWAYAEVDKFYKIAEGGNFPLDEEKSLDEAEKYYEALSRGENVGLLPNDFYPWLFGMHSEYEEFFNACKQSGAIAYGLSGSGSSVFALFNSEDACVKLSDFEKMQWIQQILFWSDDR; from the coding sequence ATGCGATATTCTGTCTCTTCTGATGGAAAATTAAATTTGACTTTACGGCTGACCCGAAAATTAGAGAATGGATATCATTCCTTAGTTTCTCTTTTTGGGCGGTTACCGGCAATCGAGACATTGACAATTTCCACTAGTAAAGAAGATAATGTCAGGGAATTAGAGCTACGAAGCAATATGAAGATCAATGGAGAAAATTCTGTAGAAAAGACAATGCGCTTTTTAAGAAATGATGGTTGGCTTCTTCCTCATCTTAATATTTATCTATCAAAGCGTATTCCTCCAGGAACTGGCCTGGGGGCGGGAAGTGGAAATGCAGCTTCTTTTGCTCGTTGGGCTCGCTTTTTTGAGGGAAAGCCTGTTTCTCCACATATTTTAGAAAAAGTTGGGGCTGATGTTCCTTTTCTTTACAGTGATTCTTCTCTAGCTCTTGTGCAAGGAGTAGGTGAGAAGTATACATATAAAGCATCCTTTCCACCCTTTAAGATACTTGTTGCCATACCAGAATGGAGGGTGTCTACTCCTTGGGCTTATGCGGAAGTAGATAAATTTTATAAAATAGCTGAGGGAGGAAATTTTCCTCTCGACGAAGAAAAGAGTCTTGACGAAGCAGAAAAGTATTATGAAGCTTTGTCACGGGGCGAAAATGTAGGGCTTTTACCCAATGATTTTTACCCATGGTTGTTTGGAATGCATTCTGAATACGAGGAATTTTTTAATGCGTGTAAACAAAGTGGCGCTATCGCCTATGGACTGTCGGGGAGTGGAAGTAGTGTCTTTGCTTTATTTAACTCTGAAGATGCGTGCGTAAAACTATCCGACTTTGAAAAAATGCAGTGGATTCAACAAATTCTATTTTGGAGTGATGATCGTTGA
- a CDS encoding phosphoribosyltransferase family protein, whose protein sequence is MKGQRTERLIRTVCRFLTTPSRQISLTALSNDFGVSKTVISDDVVMIDSALTQEGLGGIQVDRGRTGGASFVPAMSQEVKDELFNEIISLLSHEDRILPGGLIYYSDILFNPYYTSRLGLVMASLFQASKPDIVMTSEVKGIPLGLFTAHALGVPLAVCRFRNRPSDGSAVAVHFPTKTGEVKAMYMGTKQLQRGSRVLIVDDFMRGGSTAAGMLLVAKEFGADVCGIGVFLAASEPEVKAVSDYVALFHLKGIGKSTPEVTFSK, encoded by the coding sequence TTGAAAGGACAGAGAACGGAACGTCTTATCAGGACTGTATGCCGTTTTTTGACAACGCCGTCTCGACAAATTTCCCTTACAGCACTTTCGAACGATTTTGGCGTTTCAAAAACCGTTATTAGTGATGATGTGGTAATGATCGATTCGGCTTTAACCCAGGAAGGTCTGGGGGGAATTCAAGTCGACAGGGGGAGAACCGGAGGAGCTTCTTTTGTTCCGGCAATGTCGCAAGAAGTAAAAGATGAACTTTTTAACGAAATAATATCTCTTCTTTCTCACGAAGATCGAATTTTACCTGGAGGACTAATCTATTACAGTGATATCCTCTTCAATCCATATTATACTTCTCGTCTTGGGCTTGTTATGGCGAGCCTTTTTCAGGCATCTAAACCTGACATAGTGATGACATCTGAGGTAAAGGGAATTCCTCTTGGACTTTTTACAGCCCATGCTCTTGGAGTTCCTCTTGCGGTTTGCCGCTTTAGAAATCGTCCCAGTGACGGTTCTGCTGTTGCTGTTCATTTCCCGACAAAGACAGGGGAAGTGAAGGCTATGTATATGGGAACAAAACAGCTTCAGCGAGGCAGTAGAGTCTTAATAGTAGACGACTTCATGAGAGGTGGCAGTACGGCTGCCGGAATGTTGCTTGTTGCGAAAGAGTTTGGAGCAGATGTTTGCGGCATTGGCGTCTTCCTTGCTGCGTCGGAACCGGAAGTAAAGGCTGTTTCTGACTATGTTGCTTTATTCCATCTAAAAGGGATCGGGAAATCAACCCCTGAAGTTACTTTTTCAAAATAA
- a CDS encoding ferredoxin: MRVSLDKNECIGCGVCAQICPEVFSLDEDAGVAKVMKPEGAECVSDAAESCPVGCITVEE; encoded by the coding sequence ATGCGTGTAAGTCTCGACAAAAACGAGTGCATAGGTTGCGGCGTATGTGCTCAGATTTGCCCAGAGGTATTTTCATTGGACGAGGATGCCGGGGTAGCGAAAGTAATGAAGCCGGAAGGTGCTGAGTGTGTTAGCGATGCAGCTGAAAGCTGTCCTGTAGGCTGTATTACAGTTGAGGAATAG
- a CDS encoding Nif3-like dinuclear metal center hexameric protein, protein MKVADLLRYIETFAPMKIAEPWDNSGLMVGDRDWMVSKIGLALDPSLDSVEKAISRDCDCLVVHHPLIFSPLKAIDLSTPIARIIEKALAHKLTIISMHTNWDKADRGVNTQLAKTFLREDFSALITDENKVGVGAWGWLKTPCSLRELMVFLKKEWNLTWITAYGDVDRVIHKAALCGGSGGDLWENALEKSVDVYITADMKYHQILDICALGMALCVVDHGEMERYSLRALKDIFEKQGVSVEIVRENGPDRLQIE, encoded by the coding sequence ATGAAAGTAGCTGATTTGCTTCGTTATATTGAAACTTTTGCCCCCATGAAAATTGCTGAGCCTTGGGATAATAGTGGCCTTATGGTTGGAGATAGAGATTGGATGGTTTCAAAAATCGGGCTAGCCCTTGATCCTTCTTTAGATTCAGTGGAGAAGGCCATTTCAAGAGATTGCGACTGCCTTGTAGTACACCACCCACTGATTTTTTCTCCGCTGAAAGCAATAGATTTAAGTACGCCGATAGCGCGGATTATCGAAAAAGCCCTTGCTCATAAATTAACCATTATCAGCATGCATACTAATTGGGACAAGGCTGACAGAGGTGTAAATACCCAACTTGCCAAAACCTTTTTGCGTGAGGATTTTTCGGCTCTTATAACCGATGAAAATAAAGTTGGGGTAGGGGCATGGGGATGGTTAAAAACGCCATGTTCTTTAAGAGAATTAATGGTTTTCTTAAAGAAAGAGTGGAATCTTACTTGGATTACAGCATATGGTGATGTTGACAGAGTAATACATAAAGCGGCATTATGCGGCGGTTCTGGTGGCGATTTATGGGAAAATGCTTTGGAAAAGTCAGTAGATGTGTATATTACGGCAGATATGAAATACCATCAGATTTTAGATATTTGTGCTTTGGGAATGGCTCTTTGTGTCGTAGATCATGGAGAAATGGAAAGATATTCTCTTCGCGCGCTTAAAGACATTTTTGAAAAACAAGGTGTTTCTGTGGAAATAGTAAGAGAGAATGGGCCAGATAGGCTGCAAATCGAGTAA
- the trpS gene encoding tryptophan--tRNA ligase, which produces MAKRVFSGMRPTGKLHLGHLAGALTNWVRLQNEYECFYSIVDWHALMSDYADSSKIRNNSREALLDWLAAGLDPEKCTIFMQSHVPQHAELHLALSMVSPLGWLQRNPTYKEQILNIQNKDLSTYAFLGYPVLMAADILLYKAELVPVGEDQNAHLEISREMARRFNNFYGEIFPEPQMLLTPTPKVPGTDGRKMSKSYGNGIDIADTLEEMWEKIRTMMTDPARQRRKDPGDPDKCPVWDIHKVFNEDKEQHKEIVHGCKTAGIGCIECKKMLMEHITHIMEPIHERRRYFEAHSDNLRDILLSGAERAKVVAQQTIDEVVEAIGFVPRA; this is translated from the coding sequence ATGGCAAAAAGAGTTTTCAGCGGTATGCGTCCTACGGGAAAACTTCATCTTGGCCATTTGGCTGGAGCGTTGACAAATTGGGTTCGCCTTCAAAATGAATACGAGTGTTTTTATAGTATTGTCGATTGGCATGCCCTAATGTCTGATTATGCTGATAGCAGCAAAATTAGAAATAATTCTAGAGAGGCTCTTTTAGACTGGCTTGCAGCTGGCTTGGATCCTGAAAAGTGTACAATTTTCATGCAATCTCATGTTCCTCAGCATGCAGAGTTGCACTTGGCTTTATCGATGGTGTCCCCTCTTGGATGGCTCCAGCGAAACCCCACATATAAAGAACAGATTCTGAATATCCAAAATAAAGATTTGAGTACCTATGCTTTCTTAGGATATCCTGTTCTTATGGCTGCTGATATTTTATTGTACAAGGCAGAGCTCGTTCCTGTTGGAGAAGACCAAAATGCTCATCTTGAGATAAGCAGAGAGATGGCTCGCCGTTTCAATAATTTCTATGGCGAAATTTTCCCAGAGCCTCAGATGCTTTTGACACCAACCCCTAAAGTGCCCGGCACTGATGGACGTAAGATGAGTAAGTCTTATGGCAACGGTATCGATATTGCAGATACCCTTGAGGAAATGTGGGAGAAAATAAGAACGATGATGACGGATCCAGCTCGACAGAGAAGAAAAGATCCAGGCGATCCGGATAAATGTCCTGTATGGGATATTCATAAGGTATTTAACGAAGATAAAGAACAGCATAAAGAGATTGTTCACGGGTGTAAAACGGCAGGAATCGGATGTATCGAGTGTAAAAAGATGCTTATGGAGCATATTACTCACATAATGGAACCAATACATGAACGTCGCCGTTATTTTGAGGCACATTCAGATAATTTAAGAGATATTCTCTTGAGTGGTGCTGAGCGTGCTAAGGTAGTTGCCCAACAAACCATAGATGAGGTCGTAGAGGCTATTGGTTTTGTGCCAAGAGCTTAA
- a CDS encoding ScpA family protein encodes MEKGTFPLRVEIEGFSGPLDLLCYLVESRQFEATQIKVSDLVHIYGAYLANSKKTSLYVIAEFLSLAAGLVLEKILALLPGQVKVDQIESEGPISEEELMNNLSRYRPYRRAAFWLLEKKEKHDNFFKRESPIEETPTYDLGDLYSLSHLWWHMIASYSPQESAKTLDERSNINWRGIPVAVPEEFQIDKKIKEIEMYFEKRSFLLLSDIVKNTASRSVVVVTLLALLEMSRIGRVSITQKEMFGDVIVSSKAD; translated from the coding sequence GTGGAAAAGGGTACCTTTCCTCTTCGTGTAGAAATAGAGGGGTTTTCAGGGCCTTTGGACTTACTCTGCTATCTTGTAGAAAGTCGCCAATTTGAAGCGACGCAGATAAAGGTGTCAGACTTAGTACATATTTATGGGGCCTATTTAGCTAATTCTAAAAAAACATCGCTCTATGTTATAGCTGAGTTTCTTTCTTTAGCTGCTGGCCTTGTTCTTGAAAAGATACTTGCACTTTTGCCTGGACAGGTAAAAGTGGATCAAATAGAGTCTGAGGGGCCTATATCCGAAGAAGAATTAATGAATAATCTTTCTCGCTATAGGCCCTATCGTCGGGCTGCCTTTTGGCTTTTAGAAAAAAAAGAAAAACACGATAATTTCTTTAAACGAGAAAGTCCGATTGAGGAAACGCCCACATATGATTTAGGAGATTTATATAGTTTAAGTCATCTTTGGTGGCATATGATCGCATCTTATTCTCCTCAGGAGTCAGCAAAAACTTTAGATGAGAGATCAAATATAAATTGGCGAGGAATTCCCGTTGCTGTGCCAGAGGAATTCCAAATTGATAAAAAAATTAAAGAAATTGAGATGTACTTTGAAAAACGTTCTTTTTTGTTGCTTTCTGATATTGTCAAAAACACTGCTTCCCGATCAGTTGTCGTCGTAACACTATTGGCTCTTTTAGAAATGTCCAGAATAGGACGTGTATCCATTACGCAAAAGGAGATGTTTGGTGATGTTATCGTCTCTAGCAAAGCAGATTGA
- the scpB gene encoding SMC-Scp complex subunit ScpB, whose translation MLSSLAKQIEVILFIATSPVSESELSDHLGVSLKDIRSTLNELANHYLEEHGLVLCKVAEGWEIYTDPEFSDVVSAFRETSLRQKVRLSRAAVESLAVIAYNQPVTRSEIEEIRGVRCERVLDTLLSYGLIRIAGRRKGTGSPLLYRTTPVFLEHFGLESISDLPTLEEVEEFVAEECKK comes from the coding sequence ATGTTATCGTCTCTAGCAAAGCAGATTGAAGTAATTCTCTTCATAGCGACATCCCCTGTCTCAGAAAGTGAGTTGTCTGATCATTTAGGCGTCTCCCTTAAGGATATACGTTCTACATTGAATGAACTGGCAAACCATTATTTAGAAGAGCATGGTCTTGTCTTGTGTAAAGTTGCTGAAGGCTGGGAGATATATACTGATCCAGAATTTTCAGATGTAGTTTCAGCTTTTAGGGAAACATCTTTGAGGCAAAAGGTGCGGTTGAGCAGGGCTGCAGTAGAAAGTCTTGCAGTGATAGCATATAACCAGCCTGTAACGAGGTCGGAAATAGAAGAGATACGAGGAGTACGTTGCGAGCGAGTTCTTGATACACTTCTTTCATACGGACTTATTCGTATTGCGGGGCGTAGAAAAGGAACGGGTTCGCCTCTTTTGTACAGGACTACACCTGTTTTTCTTGAACATTTTGGTCTTGAATCTATATCGGATTTACCAACACTCGAAGAAGTTGAAGAGTTTGTTGCAGAGGAGTGTAAAAAATAA
- a CDS encoding pseudouridine synthase has protein sequence MGIRLNKYLASCGLASRRKAEELISSGRVAINGNIVRVFSTVVEDEDTVTLDGEAISPDKKIYVVMNKPIGVVCAVEDRFDTTVVDILPTQYSKLRLFPVGRLDKESEGLLVLTNDGDFAHFLMHPSSNIAKLYEVLLNKEITEEKIESWLKGVEIEGGLVRPLAVCPLRRSPYGRWVSVTISEGLKREIRLMAEQLGFRVRMLIRRRIGRMELRNLKKGQTIEISRSELLEKIQQGGVV, from the coding sequence ATGGGAATAAGACTGAATAAGTATCTTGCCTCATGCGGCCTTGCTTCACGTAGAAAAGCGGAAGAGCTTATCTCTTCTGGCCGCGTTGCTATTAATGGAAACATTGTACGGGTTTTTTCGACAGTTGTAGAAGATGAAGATACAGTAACTCTTGATGGAGAAGCTATTTCCCCGGATAAAAAAATATATGTTGTTATGAATAAACCTATAGGTGTAGTTTGCGCTGTCGAAGACCGTTTTGATACAACAGTCGTCGATATCCTTCCTACTCAGTATTCGAAACTGAGACTTTTCCCTGTCGGTCGCCTCGATAAAGAGAGCGAAGGATTACTTGTCTTGACCAATGATGGTGATTTCGCACATTTTCTTATGCATCCTTCTTCGAATATTGCGAAACTTTACGAAGTCTTATTGAATAAAGAAATAACAGAAGAAAAGATAGAATCCTGGTTGAAGGGGGTTGAAATAGAAGGAGGGCTCGTTCGTCCTTTAGCAGTGTGCCCTCTTCGAAGATCTCCTTATGGAAGATGGGTCTCTGTTACTATTTCGGAAGGATTGAAAAGAGAAATTCGTCTTATGGCTGAGCAACTTGGATTCAGGGTGAGGATGCTTATTCGTCGAAGAATTGGTAGAATGGAATTGCGAAATCTTAAAAAAGGACAAACTATCGAAATTTCGCGGAGTGAGCTTTTAGAAAAGATACAGCAGGGCGGAGTAGTGTAG
- a CDS encoding HDOD domain-containing protein, which produces MNTMDDRSRELIKSRIINRVKEIKSFPQFVIETLRLLNDPESSAKDVARSLARDEGLVIRTLRLANSAAYGVSREISSVAEAIALLGYKNISNIVLAATVYSFMDKPLSGYALDRGELWRHSLTVAYASRYIAQRTGKVSLEEAYVAGLLHDIGKVVLNDYVRFGYSIIIKLVEEEKVPFLDAETQVLGFDHALVGALLVEKWELPEQYQYVAAFHHTPDRLPEEGEKFQPLVDTVHLANALCLMLGVGIGAEGLQNPLYPEVFERLGISDYELLLSEIVDFVSVATQELEEMGDL; this is translated from the coding sequence ATGAACACGATGGACGATCGGTCCAGGGAATTGATCAAGTCGCGCATTATTAATCGCGTAAAGGAAATTAAATCGTTCCCTCAGTTTGTTATCGAAACCCTTAGGTTGTTGAATGACCCTGAAAGTAGTGCTAAAGACGTTGCTCGAAGCCTGGCGCGTGATGAAGGATTAGTTATTCGAACTCTTCGACTTGCTAATTCTGCTGCATATGGGGTATCCCGTGAAATCAGCAGTGTTGCAGAGGCAATAGCTCTCTTAGGGTATAAAAATATTAGTAATATTGTTTTGGCTGCAACCGTTTATTCTTTCATGGATAAACCTTTAAGCGGATATGCTTTAGATCGGGGAGAACTATGGAGACACTCTTTAACAGTTGCTTATGCTTCACGATATATAGCGCAACGAACAGGGAAAGTTTCTTTGGAAGAAGCATATGTTGCAGGTTTGCTTCATGATATCGGAAAAGTTGTTTTAAATGACTATGTACGATTTGGCTACAGTATAATTATTAAACTTGTAGAAGAAGAAAAAGTACCCTTTCTTGATGCTGAAACGCAGGTTTTAGGTTTTGATCATGCTCTTGTTGGTGCGTTGCTTGTGGAAAAATGGGAGCTCCCAGAACAATATCAATACGTTGCCGCTTTTCACCACACACCAGACCGTCTTCCAGAGGAAGGGGAAAAATTTCAGCCTCTTGTCGATACGGTTCATCTAGCCAATGCATTATGTCTTATGCTGGGGGTTGGCATAGGTGCTGAGGGGCTACAGAACCCTCTCTATCCAGAAGTGTTTGAACGCCTTGGCATTTCAGATTATGAACTATTATTATCAGAGATAGTGGATTTTGTCTCAGTAGCAACACAGGAATTGGAAGAGATGGGAGATTTATAA
- the cmk gene encoding (d)CMP kinase gives MAMKNLVVAIDGPAGAGKSSVAKKVAEQLGLDYLDTGAIYRALAFYLNTMGFEAKEEPALMEVLSKIKVSLSDGCVYINGADVTEHIRSPWVDSIVSAYAALPTVRRCLLSIQREQAEESGLVADGRDMGTVVFPEAAVKIFLTATDEVRAKRRHLQLIDRGEHVSFEEVLRQIRTRDQFDSTRKVAPLRKAEDSIVVDTSSMTENEVVAYLIKIVKEHNKQVAL, from the coding sequence ATGGCGATGAAAAATCTTGTTGTAGCTATTGATGGACCTGCGGGTGCAGGCAAAAGCTCTGTCGCTAAAAAGGTAGCTGAACAGCTTGGGCTAGACTATCTTGATACAGGTGCAATTTACAGAGCTTTGGCTTTTTATTTAAACACAATGGGGTTTGAAGCGAAGGAAGAACCAGCTCTTATGGAGGTTCTTTCTAAAATAAAAGTTTCTCTCAGTGATGGATGTGTCTATATTAATGGGGCAGATGTCACAGAACATATACGCTCCCCTTGGGTTGATAGTATTGTCTCTGCTTACGCTGCACTTCCAACGGTGCGGCGCTGTTTGCTTTCTATTCAGAGAGAACAAGCTGAAGAAAGTGGATTAGTAGCTGATGGCAGAGATATGGGAACAGTTGTGTTTCCTGAAGCGGCAGTTAAAATCTTCCTTACGGCGACGGATGAGGTTCGAGCGAAAAGGCGTCATTTGCAGTTAATTGACAGGGGAGAGCATGTTTCTTTTGAAGAAGTTTTGCGACAGATCAGAACTCGTGATCAATTTGATTCAACACGAAAGGTTGCTCCCCTTCGCAAAGCTGAAGATTCTATTGTAGTGGATACTTCTTCTATGACTGAAAATGAAGTGGTTGCTTATCTTATAAAAATAGTAAAAGAACATAATAAACAGGTGGCTCTATGA
- a CDS encoding 1-acyl-sn-glycerol-3-phosphate acyltransferase, which yields MKRLFYAVVKNFCLVFFKLYNRLSVRWIAPMPKEDPVIVVANHCSNLDPVLVGSVFPRRLRYLAKAELFSSWIMRVLIRTLGAIPVNKQDQQSAGMALKAFLELLENGENVLLFPEGARSLDGKLQSLQGGAALIALKSGAPVVPAYIKGSFESMPPGAKFIRATSITVLFGETIYPKEISEGESPKESRKKFLDKISEALSDLEKSV from the coding sequence ATGAAACGATTATTTTATGCAGTAGTGAAAAATTTTTGTTTGGTCTTTTTTAAACTTTATAATCGTCTTTCTGTTCGATGGATTGCGCCGATGCCTAAAGAAGATCCCGTTATTGTTGTTGCTAATCATTGTAGTAACCTTGACCCAGTTCTTGTAGGATCTGTTTTTCCAAGGCGTTTAAGATATCTTGCAAAGGCAGAGCTTTTTTCTTCGTGGATAATGAGAGTTCTCATTCGAACATTAGGGGCTATTCCAGTAAATAAACAGGATCAACAGAGCGCGGGAATGGCTTTAAAAGCGTTTTTAGAGCTATTGGAGAACGGGGAGAATGTTCTTCTTTTCCCAGAAGGTGCTCGTTCTTTAGATGGGAAGCTTCAATCTTTGCAAGGGGGAGCGGCTCTTATTGCTTTAAAAAGTGGTGCGCCAGTTGTCCCTGCATATATTAAAGGGAGTTTTGAATCAATGCCGCCGGGGGCAAAATTTATACGAGCGACATCGATTACTGTTCTTTTTGGCGAAACTATATATCCCAAAGAGATAAGTGAGGGCGAATCTCCAAAAGAAAGTCGGAAGAAGTTTTTAGATAAGATATCTGAGGCGTTGAGCGACCTTGAAAAGAGTGTTTGA
- the hflX gene encoding GTPase HflX, producing MFDLRKEHRHQRAVIAALDMPVQAYDTRVLLDELAMLLRSLNIEVVGEIIQKRDKPDPAYMLGKGKIAESALFCKEVRADIFVCNEQLTPGQRVNMQKILGIEIWDRPFVIMKIFERRARTTEARLQVELAMCQYEIPHLKGLGRQMSRLGAGIGTRGPGETEFERHRRKLERRVRDINDKLLQVRKRRTFQRYRREKAGIPTVALAGYTNSGKSTLLQQLSEGRDLYIADQLFSTLDTFVRKVKLPAGHNVLVSDTVGFIRDLPPTLIAAFRTTLEEISLASLILLVLDGSMPDVLETLEVVEDTLFDIDASTIPRIVVLNKIDKLDSTLIPFLQTRLELQSKAPVKVISALTGEGIEDLLQEVESQLFNKTIT from the coding sequence GTGTTTGATCTTAGAAAAGAACATCGTCATCAGCGTGCAGTTATTGCTGCATTAGATATGCCTGTACAAGCCTATGATACACGAGTTCTTTTAGACGAGCTCGCAATGCTTTTGAGAAGTCTCAATATTGAAGTTGTTGGAGAAATTATTCAAAAACGAGATAAACCAGATCCTGCTTATATGTTAGGCAAAGGGAAAATTGCAGAAAGCGCTCTTTTTTGCAAAGAGGTACGGGCCGATATCTTTGTATGTAATGAGCAACTTACCCCAGGCCAACGTGTCAATATGCAGAAAATTTTAGGCATTGAAATTTGGGACAGGCCTTTCGTTATTATGAAAATTTTTGAGCGGAGAGCTAGAACTACAGAAGCACGTCTACAGGTAGAACTGGCCATGTGTCAATATGAAATCCCTCATTTAAAAGGATTAGGACGACAAATGTCTCGGTTAGGAGCAGGGATAGGAACTCGTGGACCTGGAGAAACCGAGTTTGAACGGCATCGACGGAAACTAGAAAGACGCGTTCGAGATATTAATGATAAGCTTCTGCAAGTACGTAAGCGGAGAACTTTTCAACGTTATCGACGTGAAAAAGCTGGAATACCGACAGTTGCTTTAGCCGGATACACGAACAGTGGAAAGTCGACTCTTTTACAGCAGTTAAGCGAAGGCCGAGATCTTTATATAGCAGATCAGCTCTTTTCTACATTAGATACTTTTGTTCGAAAAGTTAAGCTCCCTGCAGGACATAATGTGCTTGTGTCTGATACAGTAGGGTTTATACGAGACCTTCCTCCAACGCTTATTGCGGCTTTCCGAACAACTCTAGAAGAAATATCTTTGGCATCGCTCATTCTTCTTGTTCTTGATGGAAGTATGCCTGATGTTCTGGAGACATTGGAAGTTGTTGAGGATACTCTTTTTGACATAGATGCGTCTACTATTCCTCGCATTGTAGTATTGAATAAAATAGATAAGCTTGATTCGACCCTCATACCTTTTCTTCAGACACGTTTGGAACTTCAAAGTAAAGCTCCTGTGAAAGTGATTAGTGCTCTTACGGGAGAAGGTATTGAGGATCTCTTGCAAGAAGTCGAATCTCAGCTTTTTAATAAAACAATTACGTAG
- a CDS encoding YicC/YloC family endoribonuclease: MLLSMTGFSRENQTFPWGTLVVEMSTINHRYQDISIRLPRELSYCEPILNNQLRQSIRRGKVRLNVDVSWSSSFRAVSIDAQILQDYYYQIQDIQKKLSVSAPIRVESLLHLPGVTDSPEGRESIEQEIQKTLSEMVSKAVDSLQNMREKEGNHLEVDIRTHLDLFSSLIDQISSLWEKAQEEAMNETRERIKKIFEDNGPIVDENRIAQEIALMADKWDISEEITRARSHIDKFNTILSGKVSEGRKMDFLIQEMNREINTIGSKVTHAEIRWLAVEAKTALERIREQVQNVE; encoded by the coding sequence GTGCTTTTAAGCATGACAGGTTTTAGTCGGGAGAATCAAACATTTCCATGGGGGACACTCGTTGTGGAAATGTCTACAATTAATCATCGATATCAAGACATATCTATACGATTACCAAGAGAACTTTCTTATTGCGAACCAATCTTGAATAATCAACTGAGGCAATCTATCAGACGAGGTAAAGTTAGGCTTAATGTCGATGTTTCGTGGTCTTCATCGTTTAGGGCTGTTTCGATAGATGCTCAGATTTTGCAGGATTACTATTACCAGATACAGGATATACAAAAAAAACTAAGCGTCTCGGCACCAATTCGAGTAGAATCTTTACTTCATTTACCTGGCGTTACTGATTCTCCTGAGGGAAGAGAATCGATTGAGCAGGAAATACAGAAAACACTTTCTGAAATGGTTTCGAAAGCCGTCGACTCTTTGCAAAATATGCGAGAAAAAGAAGGGAATCATCTGGAAGTCGATATAAGAACACATCTTGATTTGTTTTCATCCTTGATCGATCAAATTTCCTCTCTTTGGGAAAAAGCTCAAGAGGAAGCCATGAATGAGACAAGAGAACGAATTAAAAAGATATTTGAAGATAACGGGCCAATAGTCGATGAAAATAGAATAGCTCAAGAAATAGCCCTTATGGCTGATAAGTGGGATATTTCAGAAGAGATAACCAGAGCACGAAGTCATATCGACAAATTTAATACTATTTTGAGCGGGAAAGTTTCTGAAGGACGGAAAATGGATTTTTTGATTCAGGAGATGAATCGAGAGATAAATACGATAGGGTCTAAAGTGACTCACGCAGAAATACGCTGGCTTGCCGTAGAGGCAAAGACGGCACTTGAGCGGATACGAGAACAAGTACAGAATGTGGAGTGA
- a CDS encoding DUF370 domain-containing protein, whose amino-acid sequence MSYRLVHIGFGNMIVAERIVAIIHPSSAPIKRLKEEAKDEGRLIDATQGRKTRAILITDSNHVVLSAIQPETIVNRFEEEADNEEYK is encoded by the coding sequence ATGTCGTATCGATTAGTTCACATTGGCTTTGGCAATATGATTGTAGCAGAGCGTATTGTTGCCATTATTCATCCTAGTTCAGCTCCTATTAAGCGGTTGAAAGAGGAAGCTAAAGACGAAGGGCGATTAATTGATGCTACTCAAGGTAGAAAAACTCGTGCTATCCTCATTACTGATAGCAATCATGTAGTTCTTTCGGCCATTCAACCTGAAACTATAGTTAATCGATTTGAGGAAGAAGCGGACAATGAGGAGTACAAATAA